From a region of the Arvicanthis niloticus isolate mArvNil1 chromosome 6, mArvNil1.pat.X, whole genome shotgun sequence genome:
- the LOC117709812 gene encoding uncharacterized protein LOC117709812 → MLSLTELSQKSVELAEIRSGPLGRCSHFFWLGVAFDAVGVAVLFTGVFANLLFYDMLLYLGSIIIFVSLLWWISWYTGNIEALPEDPLRGTSPREAGVHRSGSGRFSLTLRRVSNTFQRIRRRRRRRLHPRVVQGISSISSTDPGQLERNRKPESAVNQFGGVQASKSLPLVHVRTPLSICTSRSQPVFSATSQNYPLESDSNSRMAFSSDSHVPVDSHPHQSSKITVTSQIHPLERTESQSHLMVPLSSDNFSMISQSHLQSSDSYVFVPVGLHSEERSKISVASGSYPLERAESQTHLLMIPDSLSLVPLTSQSQIQPSVSSESHVPVDLTHSQWGSKISVTSWVYPLERAESQSHLLVPMPSQSQTQPSVSSESCVPVDLHSQGHSKISVASRVYPLERAESQSHLLVPVPSDSFPMVPMTSQSQIQGSLAQQSHLQNPPPASQPPETDKASKSHTLAKGVPVLPPGVAQTQHPQASLAQTSQSISSPVQKVPKN, encoded by the coding sequence ATGTTGAGCCTCACGGAGCTTTCGCAAAAGAGCGTAGAGTTGGCGGAGATTCGGTCCGGGCCCCTGGGTCGCTGCAGTCACTTTTTTTGGCTCGGTGTCGCCTTCGACGCGGTGGGTGTGGCAGTGCTTTTCACTGGCGTCTTCGCCAACTTGCTGTTCTACGACATGCTGCTCTATCTGGGTTCCATTATCATCTTCGTCAGTCTCCTGTGGTGGATCTCCTGGTACACCGGCAACATCGAGGCGCTCCCGGAAGACCCCTTGAGGGGGACTTCGCCCCGCGAGGCCGGGGTGCACCGCAGCGGCAGCGGTCGCTTCTCGCTGACCCTCAGGAGGGTCTCCAACACCTTTCAGCGGATCcgccggcggcggcggcggcgactcCACCCGCGGGTCGTCCAGGGCATCAGTAGCATCAGCTCTACCGACCCGGGCCAGCTAGAAAGGAACCGGAAGCCTGAGTCGGCTGTGAACCAGTTTGGTGGTGTCCAGGCCTCTAAGAGCCTGCCTCTGGTCCATGTCCGTACCCCTCTTTCCATTTGTACTTCTAGGAGCCAACCTGTCTTTTCTGCGACCTCGCAGAACTACCCTCTGGAGTCTGACAGCAATTCTCGGATGGCTTTTTCTTCTGACAGCCATGTGCCTGTGGATTCTCATCCTCACCAGAGCTCTAAGATCACTGTGACCTCTCAGATCCACCCTCTGGAACGAACAGAAAGTCAGAGCCACCTTATGGTGCCCCTGTCCTCTGACAATTTCTCTATGATCTCTCAGAGCCACCTCCAGTCCTCTGACAGCTATGTCTTTGTGCCTGTTGGCCTTCACTCTGAGGAGCGCTCTAAGATCAGTGTGGCCTCTGGGAGCTACCCTCTGGAACGGGCAGAAAGTCAGACCCACCTCTTGATGATCCCTGACAGTTTATCTCTGGTACCCTTGACCTCTCAGAGCCAAATCCAGCCCTCTGTATCCTCTGAAAGCCATGTGCCTGTGGATCTGACTCACTCTCAGTGGGGCTCTAAGATCAGTGTGACCTCTTGGGTCTACCCTCTGGAACGGGCAGAAAGTCAGAGCCACCTCCTAGTACCCATGCCCTCTCAGAGCCAAACCCAGCCCTCTGTATCCTCTGAAAGCTGTGTGCCTGTGGACCTTCACTCTCAGGGACACTCTAAGATCAGTGTGGCCTCTCGGGTCTACCCTCTGGAACGGGCAGAAAGTCAGAGCCACCTCCTAGTGCCTGTGCCCTCTGACAGTTTCCCTATGGTACCCATGACCTCTCAGAGCCAAATCCAGGGATCTCTagcccaacaaagccatctccaaaatcctcctcctgcctctcaacCTCCTGAAACTGATAAAGCTTCTAAGAGCCATACTTTGGCCAAGGGTGTTCCTGTGTTGCCACCCGGGGTTGCCCAGACTCAGCACCCGCAGGCCTCTTTAGCCCAGACTTCTCAAAGTATTTCTTCACCTGTCCAGAAGGTTCCTAAGAACTAA